A stretch of Rhizobium glycinendophyticum DNA encodes these proteins:
- the rpsC gene encoding 30S ribosomal protein S3, producing MGQKINPTGFRLGINRTWDSRWFADNAEYSKLLHEDLKIRAYLMEELKQAGIAKVVIERPHKKCRVTIHSARPGLIIGKKGADIEKLRKKISSMTNSETHLNIVEVRKPEIDATLVAQSITQQLERRIAFRRAMKRAVQSAMRLGAEGIKITCAGRLGGAEIARTEWYREGRVPLHTLRADIDYGTSEAETAYGICGVKVWIFKGEILEHDPMASERRALEGDAQGPASRERGDRGDRRRENA from the coding sequence ATGGGTCAGAAAATCAATCCGACAGGTTTTCGCCTGGGCATCAACCGCACTTGGGATAGCCGCTGGTTTGCGGACAATGCTGAGTACAGCAAGCTGCTGCACGAAGACCTGAAGATCCGCGCCTACCTGATGGAAGAGCTCAAGCAGGCCGGCATCGCCAAGGTCGTCATCGAGCGTCCGCACAAGAAGTGCCGCGTTACGATCCACTCGGCTCGCCCGGGTCTGATCATCGGCAAGAAGGGTGCAGACATCGAGAAGCTTCGCAAGAAGATCTCGTCGATGACGAACTCGGAAACGCACCTCAACATCGTTGAAGTGCGCAAGCCGGAAATCGACGCAACGCTGGTTGCTCAGTCGATCACCCAGCAGCTCGAGCGTCGTATCGCTTTCCGTCGCGCGATGAAGCGCGCCGTTCAGTCGGCCATGCGTCTCGGTGCCGAAGGCATCAAGATCACCTGCGCCGGCCGTCTCGGTGGTGCTGAAATCGCTCGTACCGAATGGTACCGTGAAGGCCGCGTTCCGCTTCACACGCTCCGCGCCGACATCGACTACGGCACGTCTGAAGCTGAAACCGCTTACGGCATCTGCGGCGTCAAGGTTTGGATCTTCAAGGGCGAAATCCTTGAGCATGATCCGATGGCGTCTGAGCGTCGTGCACTCGAGGGCGATGCCCAGGGTCCGGCAAGCCGTGAACGCGGTGATCGTGGCGACCGTCGCCGCGAGAACGCTTGA
- the rplP gene encoding 50S ribosomal protein L16 produces MLQPKRTKYRKQFKGRIKGVAKGGFDLAFGEFGLKSLEPNRVNAREIEAARRAITRYMKRAGRVWIRVFPDVPVTAKPTEVRMGKGKGSVEYWACKVKPGRMMFEIDGVSEEIAREALRLGSAKLSVKTRFVQRIAE; encoded by the coding sequence ATGTTGCAGCCAAAGCGTACAAAGTACCGCAAGCAGTTCAAGGGGCGCATCAAGGGCGTCGCCAAGGGCGGTTTTGATCTGGCATTCGGCGAATTCGGCCTGAAGTCTCTCGAACCCAACCGCGTGAATGCTCGCGAAATCGAAGCAGCCCGTCGCGCCATCACCCGCTACATGAAGCGTGCGGGCCGTGTATGGATCCGCGTGTTCCCTGACGTTCCGGTCACGGCAAAGCCGACCGAAGTTCGTATGGGTAAGGGTAAGGGTTCGGTCGAATACTGGGCATGCAAGGTCAAGCCCGGCCGAATGATGTTCGAGATCGACGGTGTGTCCGAGGAGATCGCTCGCGAAGCGCTCCGTCTCGGTTCGGCCAAGCTCTCGGTCAAGACGCGCTTCGTACAGCGCATTGCAGAGTGA
- the rpmC gene encoding 50S ribosomal protein L29: MKAADVRAMSADQLNDELAKLKKEQFNLRFQKATGQLEKSSRIQEVRRDIARVKTIARQKAAEAKA; the protein is encoded by the coding sequence ATGAAAGCCGCAGACGTCCGCGCCATGAGCGCCGATCAGCTGAACGATGAGCTTGCGAAGCTGAAGAAGGAGCAGTTCAACCTGCGTTTCCAGAAGGCCACCGGCCAGCTGGAAAAGTCTTCCCGCATCCAGGAAGTTCGTCGCGATATCGCACGCGTAAAAACCATTGCCCGCCAGAAGGCGGCAGAAGCCAAGGCCTAA
- the rpsQ gene encoding 30S ribosomal protein S17 — MPKRILQGVVVSDKNDKTVVVRVERRFAHPLLQKTVRRSKKYKAHDENNQYKTGDVVSIEECAPISKDKCWTVISAQA; from the coding sequence ATGCCGAAACGCATTCTGCAGGGCGTAGTTGTCAGCGACAAGAACGACAAGACTGTCGTTGTTCGCGTTGAGCGTCGATTCGCACATCCCTTGCTTCAGAAGACCGTCCGCCGGTCGAAGAAGTACAAGGCTCATGACGAAAACAACCAGTACAAGACCGGTGACGTCGTTTCCATCGAGGAATGCGCACCGATCTCCAAGGACAAGTGCTGGACGGTTATCTCCGCCCAGGCTTAA
- the rplN gene encoding 50S ribosomal protein L14 — protein sequence MIQMQTNLDVADNSGARRVMCIKVLGGSKRKYASVGDIIVVSIKEAIPRGRVKKGDVMKAVVVRTAKDIRRADGSVIRFDNNAAVLIDNKKEPIGTRIFGPVPRELRAKNHMKIISLAPEVL from the coding sequence ATGATTCAGATGCAGACTAACCTCGACGTCGCGGATAATTCCGGCGCACGTCGTGTCATGTGCATCAAGGTGCTGGGCGGCTCCAAGCGCAAGTACGCTTCGGTCGGCGACATTATCGTCGTCTCGATCAAGGAAGCGATCCCGCGCGGCCGCGTCAAGAAGGGCGATGTGATGAAGGCGGTTGTCGTTCGCACCGCCAAGGACATCCGTCGCGCTGACGGCAGCGTCATCAGATTCGATAACAACGCTGCTGTTCTTATCGACAACAAGAAAGAGCCGATCGGCACCCGTATCTTCGGACCGGTTCCGCGCGAACTTCGCGCCAAGAACCACATGAAGATCATCTCGCTGGCTCCAGAAGTACTGTAA
- the rplX gene encoding 50S ribosomal protein L24 has translation MNKIRKGDNVVVLSGKDKGRTGEVLQVLPKEDRAVVRGINMVKRHQRQTQTQEAGIINKEASIHLSNIAIVGKDGKPTRVGFQVVDGKKVRVAKRSGDVIDG, from the coding sequence ATGAATAAGATCCGCAAGGGCGACAACGTCGTCGTACTCTCCGGCAAGGACAAGGGCCGCACTGGCGAAGTCCTCCAGGTTCTGCCGAAGGAAGATCGCGCCGTAGTGCGTGGTATCAACATGGTGAAGCGCCATCAGCGTCAGACACAGACGCAGGAAGCCGGCATCATCAACAAGGAAGCATCCATTCACCTGTCCAACATTGCCATCGTCGGCAAGGATGGCAAGCCGACCCGCGTTGGCTTCCAGGTCGTAGACGGCAAGAAGGTGCGTGTGGCCAAGCGTTCGGGAGATGTCATCGATGGCTGA
- the rplE gene encoding 50S ribosomal protein L5 produces MAEAKYEPRLKTEYVTRIRAALQEQFSFSNEMQIPKLDKIVINMGVGEATADSKKPSVAAADLAAIAGQKPVITKARNSIAGFKVRENMPIGAKVTLRGARMYEFLDRLINIALPRVRDFRGLNPKSFDGRGNFAMGIKEHIVFPEINYDKVDQMWGMDIIVCTTANTDDEARALLKEFNFPFRT; encoded by the coding sequence ATGGCTGAGGCAAAGTATGAGCCGCGGCTCAAGACCGAGTATGTAACGCGCATTCGTGCAGCGCTGCAGGAGCAGTTCTCGTTCTCGAACGAGATGCAGATCCCGAAGCTCGACAAGATCGTCATCAACATGGGCGTGGGTGAGGCAACTGCCGATTCCAAAAAGCCTTCTGTTGCAGCTGCCGATCTTGCAGCGATCGCCGGCCAGAAGCCGGTCATCACCAAGGCTCGCAACTCGATCGCAGGCTTCAAGGTCCGTGAAAACATGCCGATCGGCGCAAAGGTTACCCTTCGCGGCGCACGCATGTACGAATTCCTGGACCGCCTGATCAACATCGCGCTTCCGCGCGTTCGCGACTTCCGGGGCCTGAACCCGAAAAGCTTTGACGGCCGTGGCAACTTCGCCATGGGCATCAAGGAGCACATTGTGTTCCCTGAGATCAACTACGACAAGGTTGATCAGATGTGGGGCATGGACATCATCGTTTGCACGACGGCAAACACGGACGACGAAGCTCGGGCTCTTCTGAAAGAGTTCAACTTCCCGTTCCGCACGTAA
- the rpsN gene encoding 30S ribosomal protein S14 yields the protein MAKTSAVEKNKRRRKLVGQHAAKRAALKAIIMNQSLSIEERFKATLKLADLPRDGSKTRVRNRCEVTGRPRAFYRKLGMSRIALRDLGNSGKVPGIVKSSW from the coding sequence ATGGCGAAGACAAGCGCAGTTGAAAAGAACAAGCGCCGCCGCAAGTTGGTCGGTCAGCACGCCGCTAAGCGGGCCGCGCTGAAGGCGATCATTATGAACCAGTCGCTCTCGATTGAAGAACGGTTCAAGGCAACCTTGAAGCTGGCAGATCTGCCGCGCGATGGTTCCAAGACCCGTGTCCGCAACCGTTGCGAAGTGACCGGCCGTCCGCGTGCGTTCTATCGCAAGCTCGGCATGTCCCGTATCGCACTCCGCGACCTCGGCAATTCCGGCAAGGTGCCGGGCATTGTCAAGTCGAGCTGGTAA
- the rpsH gene encoding 30S ribosomal protein S8, with protein sequence MTMTDPLGDMLTRIRNGAARRKSSVNTPASNLRARVLDVLQAEGYIRGYSQVDYGNGKSELTIELKYYEGASVIREIGRVSKPGRRVYVSVKSIPQVANGLGITILSTPKGVMADHQAREQNVGGEVLCSVF encoded by the coding sequence ATGACGATGACTGATCCGTTGGGCGATATGCTCACCCGCATCCGCAATGGCGCCGCACGCCGCAAGAGCTCGGTTAACACCCCGGCCTCGAACCTGCGCGCCCGCGTTCTCGACGTTCTGCAGGCCGAAGGTTACATCCGCGGCTACAGCCAGGTCGATTACGGCAATGGCAAGTCCGAGCTCACGATCGAACTGAAGTACTACGAAGGTGCTTCGGTCATTCGCGAAATCGGCCGTGTCTCCAAGCCGGGCCGCCGAGTTTATGTCTCGGTTAAGTCCATCCCGCAGGTCGCGAACGGCCTCGGCATCACCATCCTTTCGACTCCGAAGGGTGTGATGGCCGATCACCAGGCTCGCGAACAGAACGTTGGTGGTGAGGTTCTCTGCTCTGTCTTCTAA
- the rplF gene encoding 50S ribosomal protein L6: MSRIGKKPVPVPAGVTATVEGQKVSVKGPKGELFFVANDEISVKLEDNAVVVQPVNNSKDARSKWGMSRTMVENILKGVKDGYERKLEINGVGYRASLQGKNLQLALGFSHDVVYEPPVGITIAVPKPTEIVVSGINKQQVGQVAAEIREYRGPEPYKGKGVKYAEERIVRKEGKKK, translated from the coding sequence ATGTCTCGTATCGGTAAAAAGCCCGTTCCGGTTCCGGCTGGCGTGACCGCCACTGTCGAAGGCCAGAAGGTCTCCGTCAAGGGCCCGAAGGGTGAACTCTTCTTCGTCGCGAATGACGAAATCTCCGTGAAGCTCGAAGACAACGCTGTTGTCGTACAGCCGGTCAACAACTCCAAGGACGCTCGTTCCAAGTGGGGCATGTCCCGCACGATGGTCGAGAACATCCTGAAGGGTGTCAAGGACGGTTACGAGCGTAAGCTCGAAATCAACGGCGTCGGTTACCGCGCGTCGCTGCAGGGCAAGAACCTGCAGCTGGCCCTCGGCTTCAGCCATGACGTCGTCTATGAGCCGCCGGTTGGCATCACCATTGCTGTTCCGAAGCCGACCGAAATCGTCGTGTCCGGCATCAACAAGCAGCAGGTCGGTCAGGTCGCCGCCGAGATCCGCGAATATCGCGGTCCGGAGCCCTACAAGGGCAAGGGCGTCAAGTATGCCGAAGAGCGGATCGTCCGCAAAGAAGGCAAGAAGAAGTAA
- the rplR gene encoding 50S ribosomal protein L18, translating into MASRKEALVRRANRVRRQIKAVANGRPRLSVHRSSKNIYAQIIDDVAGKTLAAASTLDGGLKAELKTGADTAAAAAVGKLVAERATKAGVKEVVFDRGAYIYHGRIKALAEAAREGGLSF; encoded by the coding sequence ATGGCAAGCAGAAAAGAAGCACTTGTTCGCCGTGCGAACCGCGTACGGCGTCAGATCAAGGCGGTGGCCAATGGCCGTCCGCGTCTGTCGGTACATCGCTCTTCGAAGAACATCTACGCTCAGATCATCGACGATGTCGCTGGCAAGACCCTTGCGGCTGCCTCGACCCTCGATGGTGGCCTGAAGGCGGAGCTCAAGACCGGCGCCGACACCGCAGCAGCAGCTGCCGTCGGCAAGCTGGTTGCCGAGCGCGCAACCAAGGCTGGCGTCAAGGAAGTTGTCTTCGATCGTGGCGCCTACATCTATCACGGCCGCATCAAGGCCCTGGCAGAAGCTGCCCGCGAAGGCGGTCTCTCCTTCTGA
- the rpsE gene encoding 30S ribosomal protein S5, with the protein MAQEKRGSRDDRQNREERDSEFVDKLVAINRVAKVVKGGRRFGFAALVVVGDQKGRVGFGHGKAREVPEAIRKATEAAKRELIFVPLRDGRTLHHDVNGRHGAGKVLLRAAKAGTGIIAGGPMRAVFETLGMHDVVAKSTGSSNPYNMVRATFDALKSQVHPKDIAAQRGLKYATLQARRAASGNAADE; encoded by the coding sequence ATGGCACAAGAAAAGCGTGGTTCGCGCGATGATCGCCAGAACCGTGAAGAGCGCGATAGCGAATTTGTCGACAAGCTGGTCGCCATCAATCGCGTCGCCAAGGTAGTTAAGGGCGGCCGTCGCTTCGGCTTCGCAGCCCTCGTCGTCGTCGGCGACCAGAAGGGCCGCGTTGGCTTCGGTCATGGCAAGGCACGTGAAGTGCCGGAAGCCATCCGCAAGGCAACCGAGGCCGCCAAGCGCGAACTGATCTTCGTTCCGCTGCGTGACGGTCGTACCCTGCATCACGACGTCAACGGCCGTCATGGCGCCGGCAAGGTTCTGCTGCGCGCTGCCAAGGCCGGTACCGGTATCATCGCCGGTGGTCCGATGCGCGCCGTGTTCGAAACGCTCGGCATGCACGACGTCGTCGCCAAGTCGACCGGTTCGTCGAACCCCTACAACATGGTTCGCGCGACTTTCGACGCCCTGAAGTCTCAGGTTCATCCGAAGGACATCGCTGCTCAGCGTGGCCTGAAGTATGCTACCCTCCAGGCTCGCCGCGCTGCCTCTGGCAACGCTGCTGACGAATAA
- the rpmD gene encoding 50S ribosomal protein L30: MAKATKKTEAKTITIEQIGSPIRRPAVQRATLVGLGLNKMHRVRTLEDTPSVRGMIRAVQHLVRVVDEK, encoded by the coding sequence ATGGCCAAGGCTACGAAGAAGACTGAAGCAAAGACGATCACGATCGAGCAGATCGGTTCGCCCATTCGCCGTCCGGCAGTCCAGCGCGCAACGCTGGTCGGTCTGGGCCTCAACAAGATGCACCGGGTCCGCACCCTGGAAGATACGCCTTCCGTTCGTGGCATGATCCGTGCTGTCCAGCATCTCGTTCGCGTCGTCGACGAGAAGTGA
- the rplO gene encoding 50S ribosomal protein L15 — MKLNEIKDNEGASKDRIRVGRGIGSGKGKTGGRGVKGQKARSGVAINGFEGGQMPIYRRLPKRGFNNIFASEYVTVSLGRIQTAIDAGKLDAKSTIDAAALKAAGVIRRPKDGVRILADGELKAKISVEVAGASKAAVEKIEKAGGSAKLLAAAAEAAE; from the coding sequence ATGAAACTGAATGAAATCAAAGACAACGAAGGCGCCTCCAAGGACCGTATCCGCGTAGGTCGCGGTATCGGTTCCGGCAAGGGCAAGACCGGTGGTCGCGGTGTGAAGGGTCAGAAGGCTCGTTCGGGCGTTGCCATCAACGGCTTTGAAGGCGGCCAGATGCCGATCTATCGTCGCCTGCCGAAGCGCGGCTTCAACAACATCTTCGCGTCGGAATACGTCACCGTATCGCTCGGCCGTATCCAGACCGCGATCGATGCCGGCAAGCTCGACGCCAAGTCGACGATCGACGCAGCAGCCCTCAAGGCTGCCGGTGTGATCCGTCGTCCGAAGGACGGCGTTCGCATCCTCGCCGACGGCGAGCTGAAGGCGAAGATCTCGGTCGAAGTCGCCGGCGCCTCCAAGGCTGCTGTCGAGAAGATCGAAAAGGCCGGCGGTTCGGCCAAGCTGCTCGCAGCTGCCGCAGAAGCCGCTGAATAA
- the secY gene encoding preprotein translocase subunit SecY, protein MASAAEQLASNLNFSTFAKAEDLKKRLWFTLAALLVYRLGTHIPLPGLNPEAYAAAFQGQSGGILGLFNMFAGGAVQRMAIFALGIMPYISASIIVQLMTSVVPALENLKKEGEQGRKIINQYTRYGTVLLGALQAYGIAVGLESGQGIVVEPGIFFKVSTVLTLLGGTMFLMWLGEQITSRGIGNGISLIIFAGIAAGLPTAIAHTLELGRTGAISTLLILAVIVVAIGVIGLIVFVERAQRRLLIQYPKRQVGNRMFQGDTSHLPLKLNTSGVIPAIFASSLLLLPATAAGFAGGAQMPAWATTIIASLSHGQPVYMLMYAALIAFFAFFYTAIVFNPKDTADNLKKHGGFIPGIRPGDRTAEYIDYVLTRITVIGAIYLVFVCILPELLIARTGIPLALGGTSLLIVVSVTLDTVAQIQGHLIAQQYEGLIKKSKLRGGKRGR, encoded by the coding sequence ATGGCTTCTGCAGCGGAACAACTGGCCTCGAACCTCAACTTCTCGACTTTCGCCAAGGCGGAAGATCTGAAGAAGCGCCTGTGGTTCACTCTGGCCGCATTGCTGGTCTATCGCCTCGGCACGCATATTCCGCTGCCTGGCCTCAATCCCGAAGCCTATGCGGCGGCCTTCCAAGGCCAGTCCGGCGGCATCCTCGGCCTCTTCAACATGTTCGCGGGCGGCGCTGTCCAGCGCATGGCGATCTTTGCCCTCGGCATCATGCCATATATCTCTGCCTCGATCATCGTGCAGCTGATGACCTCGGTCGTGCCCGCGCTTGAGAACCTCAAGAAAGAGGGCGAGCAGGGCCGCAAGATCATCAACCAGTACACCCGCTACGGCACTGTGCTGCTCGGCGCCCTACAGGCTTATGGCATTGCAGTCGGTCTGGAATCGGGGCAGGGCATCGTCGTCGAGCCGGGCATCTTCTTCAAGGTTTCGACCGTTCTGACGTTGCTCGGCGGCACCATGTTCCTGATGTGGCTCGGCGAACAGATTACCTCGCGCGGCATCGGCAACGGCATTTCGCTGATCATCTTCGCTGGCATCGCAGCAGGGCTGCCGACCGCGATTGCCCACACCCTCGAACTGGGTCGCACCGGCGCCATCTCGACCCTGCTGATTCTTGCCGTTATCGTCGTCGCCATCGGCGTCATCGGTTTGATCGTCTTCGTCGAGCGTGCCCAGCGCCGCCTGCTGATCCAGTATCCGAAGCGTCAGGTCGGCAACCGCATGTTCCAGGGCGACACCTCGCACCTGCCGCTGAAGCTCAACACCTCGGGCGTCATCCCGGCAATCTTCGCATCCTCGCTGCTGCTGTTGCCCGCGACCGCCGCAGGCTTTGCCGGCGGCGCCCAGATGCCCGCCTGGGCAACCACGATCATCGCCTCGCTCAGCCACGGCCAGCCGGTCTACATGTTGATGTACGCCGCCCTGATCGCCTTCTTCGCCTTCTTCTACACGGCCATCGTCTTCAACCCGAAGGACACGGCCGACAATCTGAAGAAGCATGGCGGCTTCATCCCGGGCATCCGCCCCGGTGACCGCACCGCCGAATACATCGATTACGTCCTGACCCGCATCACGGTCATCGGCGCGATCTACCTCGTCTTCGTCTGCATTCTTCCCGAACTCCTCATCGCACGCACCGGCATTCCATTAGCCCTTGGTGGTACGTCGCTTTTGATTGTTGTCAGCGTCACCCTTGATACTGTAGCACAGATCCAGGGACATCTGATCGCCCAGCAATATGAAGGCCTGATCAAGAAGTCGAAGCTGCGTGGAGGAAAGAGGGGACGATGA
- a CDS encoding adenylate kinase has protein sequence MRLILLGPPGAGKGTQAQRIVEKHGIPQLSTGDMLRAAVSAGTEVGKRAKAVMDAGKLVSDDIVIAIVSERIDAPDCANGFILDGFPRTLVQADATEAMLSGKKIELSAVIEIRVDDEILADRIAGRYTCANCGAGYHDENLKPKVEGVCDKCGSTHFKRRPDDNRETVRTRLQAYYKETSPLIGYYHAKGKLHSVDGMGEIDAVTAEIEAILARV, from the coding sequence ATGAGACTGATTCTGTTAGGACCGCCGGGCGCGGGTAAGGGGACCCAGGCCCAGCGGATCGTGGAGAAGCACGGCATCCCGCAGCTCTCCACCGGTGACATGCTGCGTGCCGCGGTTTCCGCCGGCACGGAGGTTGGAAAGCGCGCCAAGGCCGTCATGGACGCCGGCAAGCTGGTTTCCGACGACATCGTCATCGCCATCGTGTCCGAACGCATCGATGCGCCTGACTGCGCCAACGGCTTCATTCTCGATGGCTTCCCGCGCACGCTGGTTCAGGCGGATGCGACCGAAGCCATGCTGTCGGGTAAAAAGATCGAGCTGTCGGCCGTGATCGAGATTCGCGTCGACGACGAGATCCTGGCCGATCGCATCGCCGGCCGTTACACCTGCGCCAACTGCGGCGCTGGCTACCACGACGAAAACCTGAAGCCGAAGGTGGAAGGGGTCTGCGACAAGTGTGGTTCCACGCATTTCAAGCGCCGTCCCGACGACAACAGGGAGACGGTCCGCACCCGCCTCCAGGCTTATTACAAGGAAACCTCGCCGCTGATCGGCTATTACCACGCCAAGGGTAAGCTGCATTCGGTGGACGGCATGGGCGAGATCGATGCCGTCACGGCCGAGATTGAAGCCATTCTCGCCCGGGTCTGA
- the rpsM gene encoding 30S ribosomal protein S13, producing MARIAGVNIPTAKRVVIALTYIHGIGPKFAQEIMEKVGLPAEKRVHQLTDAEVLAIRETIDRDYQVEGDLRRDTAMNIKRLMDLGCYRGLRHRRGLPVRGQRTHTNARTRKGPAKAIAGKKK from the coding sequence GTGGCACGTATCGCTGGCGTCAACATCCCGACTGCGAAGCGCGTTGTTATTGCGCTGACCTATATTCACGGGATCGGACCGAAGTTTGCACAGGAAATCATGGAAAAGGTCGGCCTGCCCGCTGAAAAGCGCGTACACCAGCTGACCGACGCCGAAGTTCTGGCCATCCGCGAAACCATCGACCGCGACTATCAGGTCGAAGGCGATCTTCGTCGCGATACCGCGATGAACATCAAGCGTCTGATGGACCTCGGCTGCTACCGCGGCCTGCGTCATCGTCGCGGCCTGCCGGTTCGCGGTCAGCGCACGCACACCAACGCCCGCACCCGCAAGGGTCCGGCGAAGGCGATCGCTGGTAAGAAGAAGTAA
- the rpsK gene encoding 30S ribosomal protein S11: MAKEATRVRRRERKNISSGVAHVNSTFNNTMITITDAQGNAIAWSSAGAKGFKGSRKSTPFAAQIAAEDCAKKAQEHGMKSLEVEVCGPGSGRESALRALQAAGFMITSIRDVTPIPHNGCRPRKKRRV, encoded by the coding sequence ATGGCCAAGGAAGCCACACGCGTTCGCCGTCGCGAACGTAAAAACATTTCGTCGGGCGTTGCTCACGTTAACTCGACCTTCAACAACACGATGATCACCATCACCGACGCACAGGGCAACGCCATTGCCTGGTCGTCTGCTGGTGCCAAGGGCTTCAAGGGTTCGCGTAAGTCGACCCCGTTTGCTGCCCAGATCGCTGCTGAAGACTGCGCCAAGAAGGCCCAGGAACACGGCATGAAGTCGCTGGAAGTGGAAGTCTGCGGTCCGGGTTCGGGTCGTGAATCCGCTCTGCGCGCCCTCCAGGCTGCCGGCTTCATGATCACGTCCATCCGCGACGTGACCCCGATCCCGCACAATGGCTGCCGTCCGCGCAAGAAGCGTCGCGTCTAA
- a CDS encoding DNA-directed RNA polymerase subunit alpha, whose product MIQKNWQELIKPNKVEFSSSGRTKATLVAEPLERGFGLTLGNALRRVLLSSLRGAAVTAVQIDGVLHEFSSIPGVREDVTDIVLNIKEIAIKMDGDDAKRMVVRKQGPGVVTAGDIQTVGDIEILNPNHVICTLDEGAEIRMEFTVNNGKGYVPAERNRAEDAPIGLIPVDSLYSPVKKVSYKVENTREGQVLDYDKLLMTIETDGSVTGEDAVAFAARILQDQLGVFVNFDEPQKEVEEESVTELAFNPALLKKVDELELSVRSANCLKNDNIVYIGDLIQKTEAEMLRTPNFGRKSLNEIKEVLASMGLHLGMEVPAWPPENIEDLAKRYEDQY is encoded by the coding sequence ATGATTCAGAAGAATTGGCAGGAACTGATCAAGCCGAACAAGGTGGAATTTTCCTCCTCCGGCCGCACCAAGGCGACCCTCGTCGCCGAGCCGCTCGAGCGTGGCTTCGGCCTGACGCTCGGCAATGCTCTGCGCCGCGTTCTCCTGTCGTCGCTTCGTGGTGCAGCGGTTACCGCTGTCCAGATCGACGGCGTTCTGCACGAGTTCTCGTCTATCCCGGGCGTTCGCGAAGATGTCACCGACATCGTCCTGAACATCAAGGAAATCGCCATCAAGATGGACGGCGACGATGCCAAGCGCATGGTTGTCCGCAAGCAGGGTCCGGGCGTTGTTACCGCCGGTGACATCCAGACGGTCGGCGACATTGAGATCCTGAACCCCAACCATGTCATCTGCACCCTCGATGAAGGCGCAGAAATCCGCATGGAGTTCACGGTCAACAACGGCAAGGGCTACGTCCCGGCCGAGCGTAACCGCGCGGAAGATGCACCGATCGGCTTGATCCCGGTCGACAGCCTCTACTCGCCGGTCAAGAAGGTGTCCTACAAGGTGGAAAACACCCGCGAAGGACAGGTTCTCGACTATGACAAGCTGCTGATGACCATCGAAACCGATGGTTCGGTCACCGGTGAAGATGCAGTTGCTTTCGCAGCCCGCATTCTCCAGGATCAGCTCGGCGTCTTCGTCAACTTCGACGAGCCGCAGAAGGAAGTCGAAGAAGAGTCGGTCACCGAACTCGCCTTCAACCCGGCTCTGCTCAAGAAGGTCGACGAACTGGAGCTTTCGGTCCGTTCGGCGAACTGCCTGAAGAACGACAACATTGTCTACATCGGCGATCTGATCCAGAAGACCGAGGCAGAAATGCTGCGCACGCCGAACTTCGGTCGCAAGTCGCTCAACGAAATCAAGGAAGTTCTCGCTTCCATGGGCCTGCACCTCGGTATGGAAGTACCGGCATGGCCGCCCGAGAACATCGAAGATCTCGCGAAGCGTTACGAAGACCAGTATTAA